A genome region from Hevea brasiliensis isolate MT/VB/25A 57/8 chromosome 7, ASM3005281v1, whole genome shotgun sequence includes the following:
- the LOC110647042 gene encoding probable indole-3-pyruvate monooxygenase YUCCA5: protein MENFFRLVDHEDFFSRRCIWVNGPVIVGAGPSGLATAACLREQGVPFVVLDREECVASLWQKRTYDRLKLHLPKQFCQLPKRPFPEDFPEYPTKKQFIEYLESYAKHFEINPRFNECVQSARYDETSGLWRVKTVSTSGSTRTEFEYICRWLVVATGENAECVMPDIEGLNEFGGDVIHACSYKSGEKFRGKKVLVVGCGNSGMEVSLDLSNHNASPSMVVRSTVHVLPREILGKSTFELAVLLMRWMPLWLVDKLLLILAWILVGNIEKYGLKRPSMGPLQLKNTMGKTPVLDIGALEKIRSGDVKVVPGIKRFSRGQVELVNGETLDIDSVVLATGYRSNVPSWLQEGEFFSKNGFPKAPFPNGWKGNAGLYAVGFTRRGLSGASSDAIRIAQDIGKVWKDETKQQKKRTTACHRRCISQF from the exons ATGGAGAATTTTTTTCGCCTAGTTGATCATGAAGATTTCTTCTCCCGTCGATGCATTTGGGTTAATGGTCCGGTCATAGTAGGTGCCGGACCATCAGGGCTTGCCACAGCTGCCTGCCTTAGAGAGCAGGGTGTACCCTTCGTTGTCCTCGACAGAGAAGAATGCGTGGCCTCTCTATGGCAAAAACgcacctatgacaggctgaaacTTCACCTGCCTAAACAATTCTGCCAACTTCCAAAACGCCCATTCCCTGAGGACTTCCCTGAGTACCCTACCAAGAAACAGTTCATTGAGTACCTAGAGTCATATGCCAAGCATTTTGAGATCAACCCAAGATTCAATGAGTGTGTACAATCAGCTAGGTACGATGAGACCAGTGGCTTGTGGAGGGTCAAGACCGTTTCCACAAGTGGTTCCACTCGTACCGAGTTTGAGTACATTTGCCGGTGGCTAGTGGTGGCTACAGGCGAGAATGCAGAGTGTGTAATGCCTGATATTGAAGGATTGAATGAGTTCGGTGGTGATGTTATTCATGCTTGTTCTTATAAATCCGGTGAGAAATTCCGTGGCAAGAAAGTGCTAGTTGTGGGTTGTGGAAATTCTGGCATGGAAGTTTCTCTTGATCTTAGCAACCACAATGCCTCTCCATCAATGGTGGTTCGAAGCACG GTACATGTTTTGCCTAGAGAAATTCTTGGCAAATCAACCTTTGAGTTGGCTGTTCTGTTGATGAGATGGATGCCTCTTTGGCTGGTTGATAAGCTCTTGTTGATTTTGGCATGGATACTTGTCGGAAACATTGAAAAATATGGGCTGAAGAGGCCATCCATGGGTCCATTGCAGCTCAAGAACACCATGGGGAAGACCCCCGTATTGGACATTGGTGCATTGGAGAAAATCAGATCTGGAGATGTTAAGGTGGTTCCTGGAATCAAGAGGTTTTCACGTGGACAAGTTGAGCTTGTTAATGGTGAAACCCTTGACATCGATTCAGTTGTTTTGGCTACTGGATATCGTAGCAATGTCCCTTCTTGGCTTCAG GAAGGCGAATTCTTCTCAAAGAATGGGTTCCCAAAGGCACCATTCCCTAATGGCTGGAAAGGAAATGCTGGGCTCTATGCAGTTGGGTTCACAAGGAGAGGGCTCTCTGGTGCATCCTCTGATGCCATAAGAATAGCACAAGATATTGGCAAGGTCTGGAAGGATGAAACTAAGCAGCAAAAGAAGAGAACAACAGCTTGCCATAGACGTTGCATTTCACAGTTCTAA